In Coffea arabica cultivar ET-39 chromosome 9e, Coffea Arabica ET-39 HiFi, whole genome shotgun sequence, the genomic window TAATGCCGTCTCATAAAAATGCATGAACTCTAAATCTGGATGTCAAATAATTGAAGTGACTATTGTTATATCAGATAAGATGTTTTTGAGGGCTCAATTATCCAGGATATGTATGAAATTGATTTGGGTGGTTCTTGCATGTAAAAAAGGCATTTTCTGATTATCTAGCAAGCTTCCGTTGTGGGTGAATGCATTTGTCTAATGgattagaagaagaaaaagaatttcTAGTAGTATTGCTGAGGTTTGTTGTTCATGATAAGTTGAAAGAGGCAAACTTGGGTAAAGATGAGTTCAATTTTTGGAACATCTTCGTGCTTAAATGGAGTAAGTTCATATGCCTGCATAAGCTTAATACTTTTCCCCTGCTGTTATCAAGCTAACATATGTTCTAGACCCATGGACTTTGGTTTGATGATACACACACTATCCATGAGCATGTAATTTTTATCAATGTTTCTCAATCCTGTGTTAGAGAAGTAGTGTTAGCCATTTTAGAAAGAGAATttgattgcatcattttgtctAGCTTTGGTTGGAAAAGCTTAATGAAGTACTACTCCTGAAGTTTGTCAAGTAGCTGCTAATAAGAGGAGACTCTTAGAAGTGTTGCATTCTCTCACCTTATGACATTCCACTAGATTAGCACATTCCCCTGCCCTTATGGCATCCTGAAATCTGGTGGTCAATAAACCAGCCAGAATTTTACCCAATTCTGCTTCTCTGCTGACTACTTCTTAATCTTTCTGTAGAAAATTCACCTAATCTGCAACATAAAATGGGTAAAATAGTACTTATACTTTGAGAGTTCAATGGTAAACATCTACTAAATAATCAAGGACTCATTGCTAATCTTTACTCTTTGTATGGTTATCTTTGTGATTATTGAGACTGAGCCATGACTCAAGGAGCTTGATACTTGTATGCATGTGCTGGCAGTTCTGAGTCCTTCCTTTCTGTTCTGCCTGCTTGTTTGCCTTGACCTACTGTTTTGTCCTGTTATTTTAATTTGAATTGTGCCTCTAAATATAAGTTTCATGTGTTGCATGATTGGACTTTGAAGTTAATTTTCAAATTCTGTTGCAGCCAAACTATACCGTTTTGACTGAAGCCGATATATGTCAGCGTCAAGAGGAAAATATCACACAGATATCTACGGTGCTTTCAATATCAAGAATTGATGCTAGTATTCTGCTGCGCCACTATAATTGGTGAGCTGTCTTTCTATTGGTTTCCGTATTCCTATTTGTGTTAAAAGTAATTTTTAGAGCATTTTTCTGTGTTCTCTTCTTTGAGATGTCAGTTTTATCAACCTCCTAAAGAAGCCCAACTATGTTTTGATTAATAGGAGTGTTAGTAAAGTGAACGATGAGTGGTTTGCAGATGAAGAAAGGGTCCGGAGGATTGTTGGATTGTTGGAGGATCCTATCCCACTTCCTGATGCCAAAGAGGTGACTGAATTCTTTATGCAAAGCCAAAGTTTCAACCATTCcagattaaaaaaatttctgtgGCTAGGTTTAATTTTCTGGGAATTAATATTTAATTGGAGTCCTTAACTTCATTTGTGTCTCATTTATTTACAGCTGACTTGTGGGATCTGCTTTGAGACATATCCTTCTGATAGGATGAGTTCTGCTGCCTGTGGTCATCCTTTCTGTGTTGAGTGTTGGCAAGGTaggtttgtttgttttttttttttctggaaatTATGGCTTTGTCTAGTTTTTGGGAAAAGAAAATATGAAGTAATATCATGTTGTCATTGGGCAAGCGGCCAAGAGAATGAATTCTTAGGGTGAACGACCTATGTTGTCTCTACTGGCATGACTTGCAATTAGTGCATGGCTGTTCAAGATTAATGAACcagaaaaactgaaaaattaATTCTTCTGCTGTTCTGGAAACTTCTTATCAAATTGACATGGTTCACTAAAAGttcaaatgaagtgatttttgggAAAAATCTTCAAGGGTAGTTTTTGAGTGCATTTGTAAATGTTGTCAAGATCTactgaaaatattgataattcAGAGTAAATGAAAATATTAATTGGCTGCTTTCCTTCAAATTGATAACATCGGGGCTACAGATCCCTATGAAAGCTGAATGGTTTATGAGCTAAGTGAAGATTTTTTGTTTAATCTATTAGTTGAAATGATGGAGAGATTGGCAGTAGACACAAGCGTGAAATGGGACATCAGCACTGGCCTATCTCTGTAATTctgattttgacttttcttggTGCAGGATATATGAATACTTCAATAAATGATGGTCCTGGTTGTTTGATGTTGCGATGTCCTGATCCATCTTGTTGTGCTGCTGTTGGTCAAGATATGataaatttatttgctttaagGGAGGATAAAGAGAAATATAAACGCTACTTCCTTAGATCCTTCATTGAAGACAACAGGAAGGTAATTACATGGAAGAAGATTTTGTGGAATATGACCTCGTACTTGGCTAGTATGActggaaattttccagcaataTTTGCCAAAATTGTTGGTTGGATTTTATAAGCTATTTTTCCATAATTGATTCTAAACTTCAAGTGCTCAGACAAGGTTTTGTTTGGTAGTATACTATTATTTTCATTGGAGTAGTTTTGGGCGGTGAAAGTTTGGATAATCATGTAAAATTCTAGGATATTCATTATAATCACTTCAACCAAAGCAGTTCATTTATTCCACTTGAGTGTGATTTTTTAGGTTATAAACAAAATTGCTGATTAATGTCAATGGAAATTAGGGTGCCAGTATTAATCTTAAGCTAGATGCATGTCAAGCGAGTCGATGTCTTCATGTCATCTTGTGGTAGAAAGTTCTTCCGCTTATTGTTTATAAGATGTCATACAGCTGTGGGTCTTACTTGCCTCTTGTGCAACTTGGAGAGCATTTGAAATTGTCCAAGGTCTTGAGAGTGAAATCGCCTCAGATTGACAAAATTTATACTAATTCTCTTTGATTTTTAATGTGTTCATGATATGATAATAGTATGAGTTGCTTTGTTTagccaaaaataaaaagttgttaTGCGTGTCAAGCAACTTGACAAACATTCTCCACCTAACTCTAGTATTCTTTTTGTTTGGCTGGTTTTTACATGaagaattaataaaaattttataaatactGATTGTGCACCTTGCTATTTCCAAAAGCTAtgttattgaaaaatattggtCTATATTTCACCTCCTTAAACCCAGAGTGTTTTCTATTGTTATCTGTAGACCAAATGGTGTCCAGCACCAGGATGTGAGTACGCTGTGGATTTCATTGTTGGCAGTGGAAGCTATGATGTGACATGCGGCTGTTCATATAGTTTCTGTTGGAATGTAAGTATTATATATAAATGTTCAGTTTTCTGGACATGTACGTACAGAAGTCCTCTTCTCTCTCGattgtttctttgttttcaatctTATCTCATATCTTAACTTTGTTTTTTTTGCCACATCAAAGTTTTCTTATCTGAATATGAACTTGCAGTGCACTGAGGAAGCTCACCGTCCCGTTGATTGTGGAACTGTAGCCAGATGGATTTTGAAGAATAGCGCCGAGTCTGAAAATATGAACTGGTATTGACCTTAACATTATAACTTAGAGATTTCACCAAAAGAAagatgaaataaaatatttgttgGAGTTATAATTTCAAGAAAAACCTGATGATACGCATCGAGTTGGCTAGTATGATGGTGGAGCAGATATTTGGGAATGCCTTGGGAAAGATGTATAAGAGTTTTAGCTAAATCATGTGACAGTTGAAGGCCTATATCACTAATTATTTTCTTGGAGCATATATAATGCTATTTCATactttcttggttttctttgcCAGATTTTTGTCTTTGTGAGGTGCTCTCTGCAAACATGCAATATTAAATTGTTGACCCCAGATTCATTGAGGGGTAAAAGCTAGCTGCTTTGGCGTTTCTGGATCTAAGAATGGGGAAATTTTTATTCTCTGACGAGTCAATGATTGTACAgacttgaaaaataaataagaagatTGATTTGTGAAACAAAAAATTTGGAGAGTATTCAGAGAATTGAGAATTGGTAGTCAAATAGATCTAGTATGTTTCTACATAGTGgatcctttttatttttgtggtAACACTGATAGTGTTGCATTGTAACAAATAAGTTCTTTCTCCAGCCCTTGAATATCCTTACTTTATGGCCCTTAAAGAAGTCTTTATTCAGTATGTTAATGTTTCTGTAGTATTTGTTGTTGCATTTGCAACAGTTTGTCTTAGGTACAGTTTAGAGCCCCTTCATTATAAAATAACCACACTAGTACACTAGAATTACCGTCGTTCACTTTTAACTTCcggaaactaaaaaaaaaaacatttaagaAGCATGATTTCCTCTGTTATCTGGTTAACCATGTGCTGAACTTGTTATAGTCATGGGGGAAAATAAAATGGTCTCATTTAATAGATTGAACCTAAATCTCTGCAATATATGGTTCTTTATTTTGTGCTAACGGTAAACTTTTATTGATGTGATGTCTTTTCAGGATATTAGCTAATTCAAAGCCTTGTCCAAAGTGCAAGCGACCAATTGAGAAGAATCAAGGCTGCATGCATATCACATGTACTCCACCATGTAAATATGAGTTTTGCTGGTAGGTTGAATTAGTTTGTTTTTGTACATAGATGTACTTTACTCGTATCTCTTCACATCCTGTGTAGAAGAATTAGTTGATTTTTCTCATGCACAAATCTGCttatttgtttttctatttgttGCTGTTTCTTCAGAAAAACCTCTCTCTCAGAGTCATGTTGTGGAAGCCAGCAATCTAAATGAGAAacaacatttttttcattttagacAAACCAATTGTTCTTGATTGATTGAAGAACAATATAATCTGAAATTTTTGCTATTATTAGTTCCTATCCTCAATTAGGATGTTTTTCCAGGCTTTGTCTAGGTGCATGGTCAGATCACGGTGAAAGAACTGGTGGTTTTTATGCATGCAACCGTTATGAGGCAGCCAAGCAAGAGGGCGTGGTAAGATTAGCTAGTTTGTGCAGTGGCTCTTTTGTATAATGTCCAATTGGAGTTGCATACAGTTTTGAAATCATttaccttttttattttataaaatatgttgGTACAGTATGATGACGCTGAAAAGCGAAGGGAAATGGCTAAGAACTCCTTAGAACGATACACTCATTACTATGAAAGATGGGCCACCAACCAATTGGTAGGTACAGTTTCTTTACCGTCTACTTTCTCCTCAATTGTACATATAAGCTTGATCCAGTAACATGAAATTAATGGTTGAACTTGGGGAAATTtttattgccaaaaaaaaaaaaaaaaaaaaactataatcAATCCATTGCCACCAAAAAACAATATTCTTGCTCCTTCTGTATGTCACTTAGCATTTTACTTGGTTGCCAGCTGACTGATTGATTCATTTGTTGAATTTCATCTAAGAAGCATGTCATGGAGAGTAGGAATTGGATTCTGAGAAGTTGGCTAGATTTCATGTAAAATGTAATAGtgatttttattttgcattGGTAATAAAGCTTGTGAAGTATCAACTTACTTCAGAAAGAATCAACTTAATGAAGTGTAATCTACTAAGGACTTGCAATTCGGACTGGTTAGGGTATAGTGAAATATTTGTTCAATGACAGGATTCTATGCAGCATTCTCTTCTTTGTCTTGCTATCATGTGGATGCATGGGCTTTTGATCTCAAAAATTCATTAAAGCTGGGTCAATTGGTTTTAAATAAATTCTAGAACCAGGTGCCAATTAGATTATAGAACTATAGAAGTGGTTGGTTTCAAAACTATTGCCTCAGGACTTATTTTTATGGCCTTTTCCAGTAAGCTAAAACCTGCATGTGTTAGAATGCGCTACTTGATTCTTGTGCAACAATTTTAATGTCACTTTTCATTTTCTATATACCTGGCTTTAAAAGAGTTACAAGTACCAGTATATCTCtccaaaatcaaaattcaattgacttacaaatggatgatacttcATGCCAGAGGAAATTTCTTTAAAAGATAGGTAATCCAGCACTTCCTAGTGTAAGTGCTTTTTAATGTTTTGCTTGTGCGTTTATGGGTCTTTTTTCTCATGATAGAAATGGCACAATTCAGATAGACGCAGTGTTTGAAAAATACAACTGATGGGCTGTTAATATCGATATTTGACTCTCTTTAAAGCAATTGGAGAACCATTTGAATagcttgaaaattgatttttttttttgttttttttttgttgggggggggggtgttgtgGAGGATTTAGATTCTTCTCTTTTATATGTGGTGCTTACGTttccttttggtagaaatttgaGCCATGTGCTTTTTTAGTCAATAATCATAAAATTGTTTCTAGGAGGAACTCTTTTATCTGTATTAAACTGTTTCTAAACCTTCTAGTTGAGTGCGATTGCCCACAATTACTTTATTTCTGTCTCTTCTGCAGTCTAGGCAAAAAGCTCTTGCAGATCTACACCAGATGCAAGCTGTTCAAGTGAGTGAAATTATTTGCTTAGTCCTGTACTCTTCTTAATATCTTTCTTAAATTTGCTGATTGATAACAATACCTGTCTGCCACATATAGAAGTCTCCTACCAAATGATGCTGTCTGCCACTTATGAATTGGACATCTTGCCAGTTAAAAGTTTCCCTTTCTCATCTCTCTCCATCATTGAATTCGGTGTAGCTACTTTAATAGGTTAACATAGATGATGTTAGAAAAGATCAGTTTTATAGCTTAAGGGAGAAAATGATGTCCGCAATGCTAGCAcccataaaagaaaaaaaaaaaaaaaacatttcgtGTCATATCCTTTAAGATTACTGTTGCATACCCTATACAGCCTCTATTTGTTCACAACCAAGTAATTtacaaaattttctctctttttatatttttgttaatGTTCaccattcttatctttctatcttcttttttgatttttaggCCTGACCATGCAGTTTTCCACATGGTTAGAACTTAGTGTCTACTacgtcttttatttttgtttttatttgttattgttatcactgattttggttgagaaggTATGTCTGTTTAGTATAGAAATAAGATGAGCCACCAAGGGATGCAACCCACTGAGACATGCTGTCTATTTCCCTAAACTTCGTTATTTTTAAATTCAAACTGTAAACAATGGCTGTTATGATCTAAGAAGTACAATATATTCCAGAAAGCTATTATCAGCTTAAGCACACTTTTCTGAAATGTGCATCCTAGGGTCTACTTCTATGCGTTTTGTTCAAAACTAGTCTGCCATCATGAATAATTTCTCAAAAGCTGTTCATGTTCATGGATCATAGTTGTGTTCAACAAAAATGTTCATGAGCTATGGATAATACTATTTTCTCCCTTGGTGTGTGCTGTTTCAGCAATAGAAAATCAAGTTATCATGGATAGTTTTGGCCTTCCAGCTTTCTTCAGTCTCATTGACTACCCACAATTTCTAGTTCTGTTGATACTTATCCTAACCATGCTATTTTCTACTTGCTGCATATCTTGATATT contains:
- the LOC113708536 gene encoding probable E3 ubiquitin-protein ligase ARI8 — its product is MDSEGAMLMHDAESLDDDFYSGDDSDDADVIMYYDFMDNDSDDSDELPSHHRFQPNYTVLTEADICQRQEENITQISTVLSISRIDASILLRHYNWSVSKVNDEWFADEERVRRIVGLLEDPIPLPDAKELTCGICFETYPSDRMSSAACGHPFCVECWQGYMNTSINDGPGCLMLRCPDPSCCAAVGQDMINLFALREDKEKYKRYFLRSFIEDNRKTKWCPAPGCEYAVDFIVGSGSYDVTCGCSYSFCWNCTEEAHRPVDCGTVARWILKNSAESENMNWILANSKPCPKCKRPIEKNQGCMHITCTPPCKYEFCWLCLGAWSDHGERTGGFYACNRYEAAKQEGVYDDAEKRREMAKNSLERYTHYYERWATNQLSRQKALADLHQMQAVQLEKLSDKQCQPESQLKFIIEAWLQIVECRRVLKWTYAYGYYLPEYEHAKRQFFEYLQGEAEAGLERLHQCAEKELQGYFEAEGPSKEFNEFRTKLAGLTSVTRNYFENLVRALENGLADVDSHGACSRAASSKSLGSGSIKLKGIRGKGIGSRSSSNSRNIDDSGHWSCDHCTFANVKSATVCQMCQQCR